TTTGCAGCACTTCTGTCCCATCTTTTGGAAACGATGATCTCTGCAAGTAAGGTTGAATAGATTTGTATTGTTGGTAGAAGTTAGTCAAATCGGGCACCAAATCTTTAACGATAAACATATGGGGTAATGGATAAATTTTTAGTTGTTTCGACTCATTTTGGTCTATCTTGCATATGCAAGCTAATGTGTTCCTACCACCAATGTTCATGGCACACGAACCACAAATGCCTTCTCTACATGACCTTCTAAAAGTTAGAGTAGAATCCTGTTCATCCTTGATCTTTAACAGTGCATCCAGCACCATAGGCCCACAGTCGTTCAAATCAACTTGGTATGACTGTAAATGAGGTTTAGCACTTGGCTCGTCTGGATTCCACCTATAAACTttaaaagttttcaatCTAGGGGTATGTGTAGCTGCAGCAGTTGTAGTTGTAGCCATACCTCTCCTGGTCACCAAACCAAAGGCATTCTTCCTCAATAGCACGTTCAACATCCCTATAAATTTGTATACTTCAGTCTTTCAAGAGAATATAACTCGACTCTTCCTCAATCCTTCCTCTTCTCTTAACGCATTTTGCATCCCCATACATAATCATTAATCCCCTTATATAAGTTTGCCCTTTTTACTCCGGAGGTAATGGGCCAATGCGAGGCTACCTTTTGGATGCTGCGGCCGTTTCTGAGGTTGGTCGTGCGGAGCTACAATAATACGATTGAATTATAGCTACATAGTGTAGAAAAGCGGGTATATACTATTATATCTGTTCACAGTATGGCTTCACAATACTTATTGTATTCTCTAACAGCAATGGCAATGTTCCTATACAGAGAGCGACGTTCTTGAGGATCACTAATCGGAATAAAGTATTCGGATTGAGACTTGAGTTTGATCTGAAGACCGGATCTTTCCAGAGTAATTCCCTGAATAGAGGGGTATCCTGTACTCCACATTAGTTCTTGTGTGGCCATTTGTACCTCGGCAATGTGCTGCATGGACACAATCACCGCTAATTCTTTGCCAGGCAATATAACGTGCG
The nucleotide sequence above comes from Saccharomyces mikatae IFO 1815 strain IFO1815 genome assembly, chromosome: 12. Encoded proteins:
- the SDH2 gene encoding succinate dehydrogenase iron-sulfur protein subunit SDH2 (similar to Saccharomyces cerevisiae SDH2 (YLL041C); ancestral locus Anc_4.13), whose amino-acid sequence is MLNVLLRKNAFGLVTRRGMATTTTAAATHTPRLKTFKVYRWNPDEPSAKPHLQSYQVDLNDCGPMVLDALLKIKDEQDSTLTFRRSCREGICGSCAMNIGGRNTLACICKIDQNESKQLKIYPLPHMFIVKDLVPDLTNFYQQYKSIQPYLQRSSFPKDGTEVLQSIEDRKKLDGLYECILCACCSTACPSYWWNQEQYLGPAVLMQAYRWLIDSRDQATKTRKAMLNNSMSLYRCHTIMNCTRTCPKGLNPGLAIAEIKKSLAFA